A stretch of Mesorhizobium sp. M2A.F.Ca.ET.046.03.2.1 DNA encodes these proteins:
- a CDS encoding ChuX/HutX family heme-like substrate-binding protein — protein sequence MDQRKKRSPNEIRRAWEVCPNIPARDFAAQLAISEAELVAAHCGFGAARIDPRVNHVLTGLEFVGEVTALTRNQGAVHEKIGVFNRVITGNNHAMVLGDEFDLRVFPQAWRYGFAVERRHRGGIQRSLQFFDATGAAVHKVHLRPVSNLHAYRKLVAELVSANQEPTMSLKARVADLGARTADWAGTVDDLREHWSRLTDVNLLKTLKLSRCQALRMVGQDYAWLLDNAAVGAVLQRAAEDELPIMCFVGNRGSIQTHSGLIKSVKQIGPCIHVLDETFRLHLRTHQIREVWAVRKPTNDSHVTSLEAYGSDGKIIIQLFGARKEGERERDDWRVLAENLPRFPDSYMRKDRSSSVGRRRPSASAASSRALKPRPGTR from the coding sequence ATGGATCAGCGCAAGAAGCGGTCGCCCAACGAAATCCGGCGTGCGTGGGAAGTCTGTCCGAACATTCCCGCGCGTGATTTCGCAGCCCAATTGGCCATTTCGGAAGCGGAACTGGTCGCGGCCCATTGCGGTTTCGGCGCGGCACGCATCGACCCGCGCGTCAATCACGTTCTGACGGGCCTCGAATTCGTGGGCGAAGTGACGGCGCTGACCCGCAATCAAGGTGCCGTGCACGAAAAGATTGGCGTCTTCAACAGAGTGATAACCGGCAACAATCACGCCATGGTCCTTGGTGACGAATTCGACCTTCGCGTCTTCCCGCAAGCTTGGAGGTATGGTTTCGCTGTTGAAAGGCGCCATCGCGGCGGAATCCAGCGCAGTTTGCAATTCTTCGACGCCACCGGCGCAGCAGTGCATAAGGTGCATCTCAGGCCGGTCTCCAACCTTCATGCCTATCGAAAGCTGGTGGCCGAGCTCGTATCCGCCAACCAGGAGCCGACCATGTCGCTTAAGGCGAGAGTAGCCGACCTGGGCGCGAGGACTGCGGACTGGGCCGGCACGGTGGACGACCTACGCGAGCACTGGAGCCGGCTGACTGACGTCAACCTTCTAAAGACGCTCAAGCTCAGCCGCTGCCAGGCTTTGCGCATGGTCGGCCAGGATTACGCTTGGCTGCTCGACAATGCCGCAGTTGGCGCCGTGCTCCAGCGTGCGGCCGAAGACGAATTGCCGATCATGTGCTTCGTCGGCAACCGAGGTTCTATCCAGACCCATTCCGGCTTAATCAAGTCGGTCAAGCAGATCGGGCCGTGCATCCATGTGCTGGACGAAACGTTCCGGCTGCATCTCAGGACCCACCAAATCCGTGAGGTTTGGGCCGTGCGCAAGCCGACCAATGACAGTCACGTCACCTCGCTCGAAGCATATGGGTCCGACGGCAAGATCATCATCCAGTTGTTCGGTGCGCGCAAGGAAGGCGAACGCGAGCGCGACGACTGGCGGGTTCTGGCGGAAAACCTGCCTCGTTTCCCCGACAGCTACATGAGAAAAGACCGATCGTCGTCGGTGGGACGCCGGCGCCCATCTGCCTCCGCAGCCAGTAGCCGGGCATTGAAGCCGAGACCGGGGACACGATGA
- a CDS encoding MFS transporter, with protein sequence MTESATDLVDAALFDRDRLDPESPYQRSGPAWGAIISLSFGTFGLVTAEFLPASVLTPLAHDLRITTGTAGQALTATAIVAAISAPIIAIVTKRLDRRVVIWAMTLLLILSNVLAEVAGSLPVLLAARVVLGISLGGFWSISAALAMRLVPSHLMPRAMSIILTGVSVASVCAAPIGAYVGDIWGWRASFKVAAIVSAVALLVQLVTIPPLPPIEVRRFRSPLDVAKNPAMKVAVLVVLLVASGHFASFAYIRAFLESVPALEKKSIPLVFLAFGTAGVFGNLAGAFLTKHSLKAVAALPPLLIAVAAVSLLTMGASALTSAIAVAVWGFAFGAVPVGLQTWMVLRAAPKQAESAGVLMVITFQVAIAAGTTFGGLLVDHTGIASVFVYSAVATFLAVLTVFLLGPNRKT encoded by the coding sequence ATGACCGAATCGGCGACAGATTTAGTGGACGCGGCTTTGTTCGACCGAGATCGGCTTGACCCAGAAAGTCCCTATCAACGTTCTGGCCCTGCATGGGGTGCCATCATTTCGCTTTCCTTCGGCACCTTCGGGCTTGTGACGGCAGAGTTTCTGCCCGCCAGCGTTCTGACACCGCTCGCGCATGATCTCCGTATCACCACGGGCACGGCTGGACAGGCGCTAACAGCGACCGCAATCGTCGCGGCGATCTCGGCACCGATAATCGCCATCGTGACAAAGCGTCTGGACCGCAGGGTCGTCATCTGGGCGATGACGCTCCTGCTGATCCTGTCGAACGTTCTGGCAGAGGTTGCGGGGTCGCTGCCGGTTTTGCTGGCGGCACGCGTCGTCCTTGGCATATCGCTTGGTGGTTTTTGGTCTATTTCGGCAGCGTTGGCGATGCGGCTGGTTCCAAGTCACCTCATGCCGCGCGCCATGTCGATCATCCTCACCGGCGTTTCTGTCGCCTCCGTCTGCGCGGCTCCAATCGGCGCTTATGTCGGTGACATTTGGGGATGGCGAGCCTCGTTCAAGGTCGCCGCAATCGTGAGTGCCGTTGCGCTGCTCGTGCAACTCGTAACCATTCCGCCACTGCCTCCGATCGAAGTGCGCAGATTCCGCAGTCCGCTGGATGTCGCGAAGAATCCGGCGATGAAGGTTGCGGTGCTAGTCGTGCTATTGGTCGCTTCCGGCCATTTTGCCAGCTTCGCCTACATCCGCGCCTTTCTCGAGAGCGTTCCTGCGCTCGAAAAGAAGTCAATCCCGCTCGTGTTCCTTGCTTTTGGCACGGCCGGCGTCTTCGGCAATTTAGCCGGCGCATTCCTCACCAAACACAGTCTCAAGGCGGTCGCGGCCCTGCCGCCCCTGCTCATTGCCGTAGCCGCTGTCTCGCTCCTGACTATGGGAGCATCGGCCTTGACCTCGGCAATTGCAGTTGCCGTATGGGGCTTTGCTTTTGGCGCGGTCCCGGTCGGATTGCAGACATGGATGGTGCTACGCGCCGCTCCGAAACAGGCCGAGAGCGCTGGTGTACTGATGGTCATAACCTTCCAAGTGGCCATCGCAGCCGGCACAACTTTCGGTGGCCTATTGGTGGATCACACGGGTATTGCCAGTGTCTTTGTCTACAGCGCGGTTGCCACGTTCCTCGCTGTCTTGACAGTATTTTTGCTCGGCCCGAACCGCAAAACCTGA